One window of the Montipora foliosa isolate CH-2021 chromosome 4, ASM3666993v2, whole genome shotgun sequence genome contains the following:
- the LOC137999887 gene encoding uncharacterized protein: protein MERSKMNANTVAFSSLFLCVAVCFVGLIHVEFELYAHRQMLRIMTKKIEASISMDLQTNVYRKTIDSSLLRQMASREAETHGRSKRHLENENRNSNTSTIISRDDFKMEVQLALSRLTCPIHCLKSIKGRRGRPGHIGPPGKHGPRGPPGQQGLKGEKGAQGEQGLPGPQGDQGPPGPKGDPGESISAPKIVSPPVSLVVNETGEASLQCEVQGNPTPEVTWLKHNSSLLATKRIMKSRGSLMIRDVTSHDSGMYTCKARNILGEMSSSATLTVQVRPRITQKPVSTTVEEGQSVSLLCKAIGQPRPLISWRKAFSQMLEENTVVKAGKLTIRNVTKADTGLYACSARNLLGQDSAVALITVNERLKFIQKPPAKVIVYEQSNLTLDCKAEGENGIFWKVTGQNLLAGHMRTFPNGTLLLENVSTNDAGSYSCVAKNVQRSIETTSVVEVRPVSCSSIKGKRSGNYVIDPDGEGGVKPFSVYCDMRDKGGVGVTVISHDSESRTHVNQISGCYRAGCYRKDVTYIGANPAQLAALTRVSQNCEQLIKYECNRHSPFIESQFAWWVSRDGIRMEHWGGATGYNQMCACGVTNSCSISGRKCNCPTNGGWSEDSGLLTDKSALPVSQIRLGDLNGSHEEGYHTLGKLKCYG from the exons ATGGAGAGATCGAAGATGAATGCCAACACTGTTGCATTCTCATCGTTATTTCTTTGTGTTGCCGTATGCTTTGTGGGTCTGATTCATGTTGAGTTTGAGCTCTACGCTCATCGGCAAATGCTTCGAATTATGACTAAAAAAATAGAGGCAAGTATAAGTATGGACTTGCAGACCAACGTTTACCGGAAGACGATTGATTCCTCTTTACTGAGGCAAATGGCTTCGCGTGAAGCTG AAACACACGGCCGTTCCAAGCGTCacttggaaaatgaaaacagaaaCTCAAACACAAGCACAATTATCAGCCGAGATGACTTTAAGATGGAAGTACAACTGGCCCTGAGCAGGTTGACCTGCCCCATACATTGTCTAAAAAGCATCAAAGGAAGACGGGGAAGACCTGGTCATATAGGCCCTCCTGGCAAACACGGGCCACGCGGACCACCAGGGCAACAGGGGCTCAAAGGAGAGAAAGGGGCTCAAGGGGAACAGGGTCTTCCAGGCCCTCAAGGCGATCAGGGCCCTCCTGGACCCAAGGGTGATCCTGGGGAATCCATTTCAGCCCCTAAGATTGTGTCCCCGCCGGTGTCTTTGGTTGTCAATGAAACTGGCGAAGCCTCGTTGCAATGCGAAGTTCAAGGAAACCCAACACCTGAGGTCACTTGGCTGAAGCACAATTCCAGTCTTCTCGCAACAAAGCGGATAATGAAGTCACGTGGTAGCCTTATGATCAGAGATGTGACGTCCCACGACAGTGGAATGTACACGTGCAAAGCAAGAAATATTCTTGGGGAGATGTCATCATCGGCCACATTGACCGTTCAAG TGCGTCCCCGGATCACACAAAAGCCAGTGTCTACCACAGTTGAAGAAGGACAAAGCGTGAGTCTTCTTTGCAAAGCCATCGGTCAGCCCAGACCCCTCATCTCGTGGCGGAAAGCTTTCAGTCAAATGTTGGAAGAGAACACCGTGGTAAAGGCTGGTAAACTCACTATACGCAATGTCACCAAAGCAGATACGGGATTGTACGCATGTTCAGCAAGGAATCTACTTGGACAGGACAGCGCAGTCGCATTGATTACGGTGAACGAAAGGCTCAAATTTATCCAAAAGCCTCCAGCGAAAGTCATTGTATATGAGCAAAGTAATTTAACACTCGATTGTAAAGCCGAGGGTGAAAACGGCATTTTTTGGAAAGTTACAGGCCAAAATCTTCTGGCTGGTCACATGCGAACCTTCCCAAATGGAACTTTGCTTCTTGAAAACGTTTCGACCAATGATGCTGGTTCTTATTCCTGCGTCGCTAAAAACGTTCAGCGTTCCATTGAAACGACATCTGTTGTTGAAGTGCGGCCTGTATCTTGCAGCAGTATAAAGGGAAAGCGCTCGGGAAATTATGTGATTGATCCTGATGGTGAAGGAGGCGTGAAGCCATTCAGTGTCTATTGCGATATGCGTGACAAGGGTGGGGTTGGCGTGACAGTCATCAGTCATGACAGTGAGAGCAGAACCCATGTTAATCAAATCAGTGGATGTTATCGTGCAGGCTGTTACCGAAAGGATGTGACTTACATTGGCGCCAATCCTGCTCAACTAGCAGCACTTACTCGAGTGTCACAGAATTGTGAACAGTTAATCAAATATGAATGCAATCGTCATTCGCCTTTTATTGAAAGTCAATTTGCTTGGTGGGTGTCACGTGACGGGATACGGATGGAGCACTGGGGCGGAGCTACTGGTTACAACCAAATGTGCGCATGCGGAGTCACGAATTCGTGTTCCATCAGCGGTAGAAAGTGTAACTGCCCCACCAACGGTGGTTGGAGCGAGGATAGTGGTCTTCTAACAGACAAGTCTGCATTGCCTGTTTCACAGATCAGACTGGGAGACTTGAATGGCTCACACGAGGAAGGGTATCACACGTTaggaaaattaaaatgttaCGGTTAA